From the Temnothorax longispinosus isolate EJ_2023e chromosome 6, Tlon_JGU_v1, whole genome shotgun sequence genome, one window contains:
- the LOC139814708 gene encoding uncharacterized protein yields the protein MTCGCAAGTVLNMDGKKCLAAAKKIRDECTESIQCTATFEFSTCVDNMCQCEQNFHYEHELTRCFFNKAIGDECVNNYECYQAEDYENDPSIKSVTCNSNTCTCADNYILSEKKFVLVLRCVLVNNHPCNNADFLFMKCKIRFL from the exons ATGACATGCGGATGCGCGGCTGGGACGGTGCTGAATATGGACGGCAAGAAGTGTTTGGCGGCCGCCAAAAAGATCCGGGACGAATGCACGGAGTCAATACAGTGCACGGCAACGTTCGAGTTTTCAACTTGCGTCGACAATATGTGCCAGTGCGAGCAGAATTTTCATTACGAACACGAGCTGACGAGATGTTTTTTCAACAAAG CGATCGGCGATGAGTGCGTGAACAATTACGAGTGTTACCAGGCCGAAGATTACGAGAACGATCCGTCGATTAAGTCTGTGACGTGTAACTCTAACACATGCACGTGCGCCGACAATTACATCTTAAGCGAGAAGAAGTTCGT GCTCGTCCTTCGTTGCGTCCTTGTCAATAATCATCCTTGTAATAACGCCGACTTTCTTTTCATGAAGTGCAAAATACGATTTCTTTGA